The window GCTAATATGATGGAAACGGCGGCAACCGTTAATCAGATGACAACCGATATTGAAGATACGAAAGAACAAATAATGAAGCAATCTTACGGAGTAAAAGATACGGCATCTGCAATACAGGAGATGATTGAAACGATAAAACAGCTTGATTCTCATATCGAAATGCAAACCGCAAGTATAAGCGATTCTTCTTCCGCAGTGGAGCAAATGGTGGCTAATATTCAATCGGTTAATACTATTTTGCAAAAAAATAAAACTTTAATTGAAAAACTTGAAGAAAAATCAAATGATGTAAAAGAATCCGTAACATATACTGCAAGGGTAACTCAGGAAATAAGTGCGGAATCCGACGGCCTTTTGGAGGCCTCAAGCGTAATTCAGCATATTGCAAGTCAGACAAATTTGCTTGCAATGAATGCCGCAATTGAAGCCGCTCATGCGGGAGAAGCCGGAAAGGGTTTTGCCGTAGTTTCGGACGAAATAAGAAAGCTGGCGGAAGAATCAAGTTTACAGGGTAAAAATATAACTTCAGTTTTAAAAGCTCTGAAGGCCAAAATAGATAAAATTGCCGACGATTCTGTAAATGCCGAAAAAATCGTAAATGAAAGTTTTCAACTTACGGAAGCCGTTAAAATGCAGGAAGATACTATTCTTAACGCAATGCTTGAACAAAATGAAGGCAGCGGTCTTTTGTTAAATTCAGTCTCCGATATTTCAGCGGTTACCGATGAAGTAAAAAGCGGTTCAAGCGAAATGCTTGTAAATTCGGACAAGGTTTTATCGGAAATAAACAATCTTACTTCCGTAACCGAAAAAATAATTATAGATATGAATGCAATTGCTTCAGGCGTAGTTCAAATAAATAATGCCGTTAATGAAGTAAACGGTATAGCGCAAAAAAATAAATTAGGCACGGAAAATTTATTTATGGAAGTAAATAAATTTAAATTAAAACGGTAAATGCGGTTTTTATGTTAAAATATAATGTAAATAAAAACTTAAAAGAAGCGGCTTTAATTTTTTTGCAAGCAGGATTTTCGGTTTATCTTGTAGGAGGAGCTGTCAGAGACTGGGTTCTGGGTAAAAAGTGTAAGGATTACGATATAGCAACGGACGCCGCTCCTTATCAAGTGCAAAAACTTTTCCGCAAAACGATTCCGACCGGTATAGAGCACGGAACGGTTACCGTTTTATATAAGGGTGAGCAAATTGAATGTACGACTTTTCGTTGCGAAGCCGATTATTCGGACGGAAGAAGACCTGACACTGTAAATTATGTCCGCACTATACAAGAAGATTTAAGCCGCCGCGATTTTACTATGAATGCAATTGCGGTTAATCTTGCCGACGGTTCTGTAGTAGACCCGTTTAACGGAATAAAGGATATTAAAGCAAAACGGATTAAAACGGTAGGTGAGCCGGTTTTACGTTTCGGCGAAGACGGGCTCCGTCCGATTAGAGCTATACGTTTTGCAGCACAGCTTAATTTTCATATAGAAGAAAAAACTTTAAATGCAATTCCTCTTATGCTTGAAGTGTGTAAAAAAATATCCCCTGAAAGATTTAGAGATGAATTTATTAAAATACTTAAAACCGAAAATCCGATTATTGCATTAAAACTTTTGGAAAGTTCCGGTTTATTGAGAGAGTTTTTACCGGAGCTTTTTTTGTGCAGAGGTGTGGAACAAAGGGGTATGCATAAGTTTGATGTTTTGGACCATAGTTTTTTAGCCTGCAATGCCGCTCCTGCGGAAAATTTAATTGTACGGCTTGCCGCTCTTTTTCATGATATAGGAAAGCCTTCTACTCGTATCTTAAACGAATACGGTGATTATACTTTTTATAAACATGAAGTTGTTTCCGAAAAAATGACAAGAAGGATAATGCAGCGTCTTAAATTTTCAAATAAGGAAACTGATGAGGTTTGTCATTTGATTTTAAATCACATGTTTAACTACACTGATGATTGGAGCGATGCGGCCGTACGCCGCTTTATTGTGCGTGTAGCGCCTGAAAATATTTTAAACCTCTTCGCTTTAAGGCGTGCGGACGGGTTTGCCTTGACGGCTGAAACTATAGATTTACGCTCTTTACTCAATTTTCAAAAAAGAATTGAAAAGATTTTAGAAAGTGAAAATGCATTCAGCATAAAAGATTTAGCTGTAAACGGAAACGATTTAATTGCGGCTGGGATAGCTCCGGGACCCAAACTTGGTATAATTTTAAAAGAATTGTTTTCAACCGTACTCGATGACCCTGAACAAAACACAAAAGATAAACTTTTAAAAATTGCTCTTGCATTAAATGAAAGTATTAAAGAATGATTAATTATTTTTAGCTGTTTTTTATGACAATCCGCTTTTTTGCCCATAGTACAAATCATGGCTTTTATTGCAATTTTTTTCAGCAATATTTATAAATACTGTTTTGCAGTTCCGTCTCCGGATTTTGCAAAAAGAGAAATATATGGTTTAGCAGGACTCATATTTATTTTTCCCATCAATACTTCTTCGATTTGGAAAAAACCTACATCGCTGCTCATTAAAATATCTATTCTAATCGGTTTTTCTTCTCCTGCGGTAATATTTACGGACTCAATTGAGTTTGCGGAGTATTTATGAATATCTCCTATGCGGGCATCGGTATTCAGTTCAAGCGGAATTCTTGCCCTCCCTTTTTTCATATCACAGCCGTCCGCAATTAAAACTATTCCGGCTTCAAGCGAATTTATTTTTCTTGACGCCATATGCCCTATTATACATTCGCAGGTTAAGGCCTTTATTACCGCCCGTCTGGGATATGAAGTTATACCCAGTTTATCAAGAGTTCTTTCAATAATCGGAAGGGCAAGAGTCATAGAGAAAATTTCGTGGTCTTGCCGTGTAAGCGACATTCCTATGTCATGAAGATAGGCACTTAAAATTACGGCGCAATTACTGTCTTCTAAAGAGCCTGTTCCCTCTTTTTGCAAGCTGGTTTGGATATTTGCTTTTTGAAGAAGATTTAAAATTTTAATTGCGTTAGCCGTTACAAGTTTCATATGAACGGGGCCGTGGTCGTTATAGCCCAAGCGGACAATTGAAACGGAATTCGCATATTCCTGCAAGGCTTCAATTTCTTTATCTTCAATTAGAATACGTAAAAGACTTGTAGCAAAAACATCTTCTTTTACCAAATCCAAAAGATGTTTTTCAGTTGAAATTTCTTTTTGTGATTTCATAACCGCCCTCCGGCCGGATTAGGCAACCGCAAGGAAATGACCTTGCGGTTGTTTGTAAGTATATAAAGCAAAATTTAAATTTTACTTTAAACCGTTTACTTTTTATAAATTATATGTGTTGCGGATTTTTCCGCGTCTTCGACGGCTTCATAAAAGGCTTCTACTACAGTAGGATGAGGATACATTGAGTGAAGAATATTTTCACGCTTTGCACGGTTTTTAACAAGG is drawn from Treponema pedis and contains these coding sequences:
- a CDS encoding phosphohydrolase, producing the protein MKSQKEISTEKHLLDLVKEDVFATSLLRILIEDKEIEALQEYANSVSIVRLGYNDHGPVHMKLVTANAIKILNLLQKANIQTSLQKEGTGSLEDSNCAVILSAYLHDIGMSLTRQDHEIFSMTLALPIIERTLDKLGITSYPRRAVIKALTCECIIGHMASRKINSLEAGIVLIADGCDMKKGRARIPLELNTDARIGDIHKYSANSIESVNITAGEEKPIRIDILMSSDVGFFQIEEVLMGKINMSPAKPYISLFAKSGDGTAKQYL
- a CDS encoding CCA tRNA nucleotidyltransferase gives rise to the protein MLKYNVNKNLKEAALIFLQAGFSVYLVGGAVRDWVLGKKCKDYDIATDAAPYQVQKLFRKTIPTGIEHGTVTVLYKGEQIECTTFRCEADYSDGRRPDTVNYVRTIQEDLSRRDFTMNAIAVNLADGSVVDPFNGIKDIKAKRIKTVGEPVLRFGEDGLRPIRAIRFAAQLNFHIEEKTLNAIPLMLEVCKKISPERFRDEFIKILKTENPIIALKLLESSGLLREFLPELFLCRGVEQRGMHKFDVLDHSFLACNAAPAENLIVRLAALFHDIGKPSTRILNEYGDYTFYKHEVVSEKMTRRIMQRLKFSNKETDEVCHLILNHMFNYTDDWSDAAVRRFIVRVAPENILNLFALRRADGFALTAETIDLRSLLNFQKRIEKILESENAFSIKDLAVNGNDLIAAGIAPGPKLGIILKELFSTVLDDPEQNTKDKLLKIALALNESIKE